The proteins below come from a single Chitinophaga pinensis DSM 2588 genomic window:
- the murB gene encoding UDP-N-acetylmuramate dehydrogenase, which produces MRISENVLLRPYNTFGIAAQARFFASFSNAAELEQLLKTPPQQGLEHMILGGGSNVLFTKNFDGIILKNEIKGISVVGEDDDYVYVKAGAGETWHSFVMDCIKNNRAGLENLSLIPGNVGASPMQNIGAYGVEIKDCFHELEAYHLQDHTIVKFNNQDCHFGYRESVFKRQYKGQFGILSVTYRLSKHPKLNTSYGAIEEELKHMGVQDLTIQAISQAVINIRSSKLPDPAKIGNAGSFFKNPTVPAEKHEALKAAFPHIVAYPVAGGEFKLAAGWLIEQCGWKGFREGDAGVHARQALVLVNYGDATGNEIYHLSQQVLDSVEEKFGVALEREVNII; this is translated from the coding sequence ATGCGCATATCCGAAAATGTTTTGCTCCGGCCTTATAATACGTTTGGCATTGCTGCCCAGGCACGTTTTTTCGCGTCTTTTTCCAACGCTGCTGAACTGGAACAACTACTCAAAACGCCACCACAGCAGGGATTGGAGCATATGATACTGGGTGGCGGCAGTAATGTATTGTTCACAAAGAATTTTGACGGCATCATCCTGAAAAATGAGATCAAAGGCATTAGTGTAGTAGGGGAAGATGACGATTATGTATATGTGAAAGCCGGCGCCGGTGAGACCTGGCATAGCTTTGTGATGGATTGTATAAAAAACAACCGCGCAGGACTGGAGAATCTGTCACTGATTCCTGGTAATGTAGGCGCCAGTCCAATGCAGAATATCGGGGCTTACGGGGTGGAAATAAAAGATTGTTTTCATGAACTGGAAGCCTATCATCTGCAGGACCATACCATCGTAAAATTCAACAACCAGGATTGTCATTTCGGCTATCGGGAGAGTGTATTCAAGCGTCAGTATAAAGGGCAGTTTGGTATCCTTTCTGTGACTTATCGTTTATCCAAACATCCGAAATTAAATACCAGCTATGGCGCTATAGAAGAGGAACTGAAGCATATGGGCGTACAGGACCTGACGATACAGGCAATCAGCCAGGCGGTGATCAATATCCGCAGTTCCAAATTACCAGATCCTGCGAAGATCGGTAATGCGGGCAGCTTCTTTAAGAATCCGACCGTACCTGCTGAAAAGCATGAGGCTTTGAAAGCAGCATTCCCGCATATCGTAGCGTATCCGGTAGCAGGCGGTGAATTTAAACTGGCAGCAGGCTGGCTGATAGAGCAGTGTGGATGGAAGGGCTTCAGAGAGGGAGATGCAGGCGTACATGCCCGTCAGGCATTGGTACTGGTAAACTATGGCGATGCGACCGGCAATGAGATCTATCATTTGTCACAGCAAGTGCTGGACAGTGTTGAGGAAAAGTTTGGCGTTGCACTCGAAAGAGAGGTGAATATCATTTAA
- a CDS encoding YpdA family putative bacillithiol disulfide reductase, translating to MQIYDLLIVGAGPIGIACGLAAQKAGLSYVIAEKGCLTNSLYNYPLYMTFFSTSEKLEIGGIPFVSISAKPIRPEALEYYRRVTISNQLNVRLFEPVDGITREGELYHINTDKASYVAKNVIIATGFYDIPNMLHVPGEHLAKVNHYYKDPHFYAAQKVVVIGANNSSVDAALETWRKGADVTMVIREDGIGKRVKYWVKPDIENRITEGSIKAYYHSNIKAIRENEVDIQTPDGLITIENDFVLALTGYQPNFNFLEKVGITLSRDAKKHPTYNPDTMETNLPGVYLAGVVCGGMDTHVWFIENSRDHADKIIGHITGKLP from the coding sequence ATGCAGATTTACGATCTATTAATAGTAGGGGCTGGTCCGATTGGCATCGCTTGCGGACTGGCGGCACAAAAGGCAGGATTGAGTTATGTTATTGCGGAAAAAGGATGTCTGACCAATTCCCTGTATAATTATCCTCTGTACATGACCTTCTTTTCCACCTCGGAAAAGCTGGAAATCGGCGGTATTCCCTTCGTCTCCATCAGCGCAAAACCTATCCGTCCGGAAGCATTGGAATACTACAGACGCGTCACCATCTCCAATCAGCTGAATGTGCGTTTATTTGAGCCTGTAGACGGTATAACACGCGAAGGGGAACTTTATCATATCAACACCGATAAGGCCTCCTATGTGGCTAAAAACGTCATTATAGCCACCGGCTTTTATGATATTCCCAATATGCTGCACGTACCGGGTGAACACCTCGCAAAAGTGAATCACTATTACAAAGACCCACACTTCTACGCCGCCCAGAAAGTAGTGGTGATCGGTGCAAATAATTCCTCTGTGGACGCCGCCCTGGAAACCTGGCGGAAGGGTGCAGACGTAACAATGGTGATAAGAGAAGACGGAATCGGCAAACGCGTGAAATACTGGGTAAAACCGGATATTGAAAACCGTATCACAGAAGGTAGTATCAAAGCATATTATCACTCCAATATCAAAGCGATCAGGGAAAATGAAGTAGATATCCAGACGCCGGATGGTCTGATCACAATAGAAAATGATTTCGTGCTGGCCCTGACCGGGTACCAGCCTAACTTTAATTTCCTGGAGAAAGTAGGGATCACCTTATCCCGCGATGCAAAAAAGCATCCTACTTATAACCCCGATACCATGGAAACGAATCTGCCCGGTGTTTATCTGGCAGGCGTGGTATGCGGCGGTATGGATACGCATGTCTGGTTCATCGAAAACTCCAGGGACCATGCAGATAAGATTATTGGACATATAACGGGTAAGCTCCCTTAG